A window of Bacilli bacterium PM5-9 genomic DNA:
AATGTTGATGATGAAAAAATGTCAAAATCACTTGGTAATGTGAAATGGACAAAAGATGTGGTTGCTAAAATAGGTCCAAATGTGTTTAGATTAGCAATGATGTCAACTCATTATCGTGCTCCACTTAACTTTAGTGAAGAGTTAATTGAAAGTACAAAAAAAGAACTAGAAAAAATTGAACAAGCTTTAAAACAAGCTAATTTACAAATTTCTTTAGGTGGTATTCAAGAAGATGGTTATGTTGATGATTTGATGAAAGAATATACTATGTATATGGAAGATGATTTAAATACACCAAATGCTTTAAAAGTTGTTTTTGATACTGTTAAAAAAATAAACCAAACTGTTAGAAGTAAAGAAATTAATTTAAAAGAATTAGCTCAATTAAAAAATAGTTTAGAAAAAATGTTAGAAATTTTAGGAGTTTTTATTGAACTACGCAAAATAACAAGTGAGGATATCTCAATTTATGAAAAATGGATGGATGCAAAAGCAAACAAAGATTTTACTAGTGCAGATGAGTATCGAAATAGACTGATTGAATTAGGTATCTTATAATGAATTATAGTAGTTTAGTGCTTGCTTTTATTGGCGATAGTGTTTTTGAATTGAAAATTAGAGAACATTTTTTATCAATGGGAATTTCTAAAGTTAAAAATTTACAAAAAGAAACTTCAAAATATGCTAGTGCTAAAGGTCATAAGGTAATTGTTGATTATTTTATTGATAATAATATTTTAAGTGAAGAAGAGTTAAATATTTATAAAAGAGGACGAAATGCTAAAGTAAATCAAAGAAGAAAAAACTTTGATAGTGTTAGTTATCATGCTTCAACTGGGTTTGAAGCGTTA
This region includes:
- a CDS encoding ribonuclease-3 family protein (product_source=KO:K11145; cath_funfam=1.10.1520.10; cog=COG1939; ko=KO:K11145; pfam=PF00636; smart=SM00535; superfamily=69065), which translates into the protein MNYSSLVLAFIGDSVFELKIREHFLSMGISKVKNLQKETSKYASAKGHKVIVDYFIDNNILSEEELNIYKRGRNAKVNQRRKNFDSVSYHASTGFEALIGALYLNDESERINELIEIIVKDINVL